In Burkholderia sp. WP9, a genomic segment contains:
- the glpK gene encoding glycerol kinase GlpK, giving the protein MQDQYILALDQGTTSSRAMLFDRLGNIVSTAQKEFQQIYPRPGWVEHDPQEIWSTQAGVAAEAVTRAGMNGTSIAAIGITNQRETTIVWDRETGHPIYNAIVWQDRRTADFCDQLKEQGLEEKVRAKTGLPIDSYFSATKIRWILDNVEGAREKAKQGRLAFGTVDSWLVWNFTKGGLHVTDVTNASRTMLFNIHSLKWDDELLEALDIPRSMLPEVRASSEVYGPTKTTVFASKIPLAGIAGDQHAALFGQMCTESGMVKNTYGTGCFLVMNTGDKPIESKNNLVTTIAWQIGDQINYALEGSIFIGGAVVQWLRDGLGIIKNAAEIETLARSVPHCDGVYLVPAFAGLGAPHWNARARGTLFGVTRGTSSAHIARAALDSIAYQSLDVLKAMEADSGIRIGELRVDGGACANNLLMQFQADILGVDAVRPKVSETTALGAAYLAGLAVGYWKDVDELQSQWKLDRRFTPALPHADVKECLDGWKRAIRAAKAWADTP; this is encoded by the coding sequence ATGCAGGATCAGTACATCCTCGCGCTTGACCAAGGCACCACTAGCTCGCGCGCGATGCTGTTCGACCGGCTCGGCAATATCGTGTCGACCGCTCAAAAGGAATTCCAGCAAATCTACCCGCGTCCGGGCTGGGTCGAGCACGATCCGCAGGAAATCTGGTCGACTCAGGCGGGCGTCGCCGCTGAAGCCGTGACGCGCGCCGGCATGAACGGCACCTCGATCGCAGCGATCGGCATCACCAATCAGCGCGAGACCACCATCGTGTGGGATCGCGAAACCGGCCATCCGATCTATAACGCGATCGTTTGGCAGGACCGCCGCACTGCCGACTTCTGCGACCAGTTGAAGGAGCAGGGTCTCGAAGAAAAAGTCCGCGCGAAAACCGGCTTGCCGATCGACTCGTATTTCTCGGCGACCAAGATCCGCTGGATTCTCGACAACGTAGAAGGCGCGCGCGAAAAGGCCAAACAGGGGCGCCTTGCATTCGGCACCGTCGATAGCTGGCTCGTGTGGAATTTCACCAAGGGCGGCCTGCACGTCACCGACGTCACCAACGCGTCGCGCACCATGCTGTTCAACATCCACTCGCTGAAATGGGACGACGAGCTGCTCGAAGCGCTCGACATTCCGCGCAGCATGCTGCCGGAAGTGCGGGCTTCGTCGGAAGTGTATGGGCCGACCAAGACCACCGTGTTCGCTTCCAAGATTCCGCTCGCGGGCATCGCCGGCGACCAGCACGCTGCCCTCTTCGGCCAGATGTGCACCGAGTCGGGCATGGTGAAGAACACCTACGGCACCGGCTGCTTCCTCGTGATGAATACCGGCGACAAGCCGATCGAATCGAAGAACAATCTCGTCACCACGATCGCCTGGCAGATCGGCGATCAGATCAATTACGCGCTGGAAGGCAGCATTTTCATTGGCGGCGCCGTGGTGCAATGGCTGCGCGATGGCCTTGGCATCATCAAGAACGCCGCTGAAATCGAAACGCTGGCGCGCAGCGTGCCGCATTGCGACGGTGTGTATCTGGTGCCCGCCTTCGCCGGTCTCGGCGCGCCGCACTGGAACGCACGCGCTCGCGGCACGCTGTTCGGCGTGACGCGCGGCACGTCGTCGGCGCATATCGCACGCGCCGCGCTCGACTCGATCGCCTATCAATCGCTCGACGTGTTGAAGGCGATGGAAGCCGACTCCGGCATTCGCATCGGCGAATTGCGAGTGGACGGCGGCGCCTGCGCGAACAATCTGCTGATGCAATTCCAGGCGGACATTCTCGGCGTCGACGCCGTGCGCCCCAAGGTGTCGGAAACGACCGCGTTGGGCGCGGCTTATCTGGCCGGTCTCGCGGTCGGCTACTGGAAGGATGTCGACGAACTGCAAAGCCAATGGAAGCTCGACCGCCGCTTCACCCCCGCGCTGCCGCATGCCGACGTGAAGGAATGCCTCGACGGCTGGAAGCGCGCGATCCGCGCCGCAAAGGCTTGGGCCGACACGCCTTGA